GCAGAAAGAAGAATGGTCTCTTTATTTTTACGGTATAAACCGATAAAAATTTGAAGAATTGCAAAAGGAAAAAGGAAATTTAAATTTTCCCATAAGTAGCTTATGTACCAAGAGAATGTATTTCCCTCCATTCCCGGATGCTCGGTTGAATAATGAATTGCTTCTGATTGGAGTTGAAATAAAAAAATATTTTTTTCTATATAGGCATAGGGCGTTGTGAAAAGAAAGCCTAAGACACTGCAAGCGACAGCTTTATATAAATTTAGGTCTTTCCATCCGCTTACGCCAGTTCTTAAAAAATGTGCAGCAGGGATTACGATTCCAATTAAGACTGCATTGTATTTGCATGAGCCTGTAAATCCTAAGAAGAGCCCTGAGATTATGTACTGCCAGGGCTTACCTTCTTCTAAAATAGAAATTGAAAAATAAAGGGTAACTAAAACAAAGAAGGTAGCAAAAATATCCGGCGTAATCGTCTTACTTAATAAGATGATTGTAGGGCAACAGGCAACGGCTAGAGCGGAATAAATTCCTATCGAGCGATCTTTATATAACCGATTTGCAATTGCGTAAGTAAGTAAAATACATCCAATTCCAAAGAAGGCAGAAATAGATCTGATAAGTAAAAATAATCCGGGCTGCATGGTTTTTGCAGTTCCCATCGATAGAAAAATTAAACTTTGGATGTCGTAAGTGGTATTTATGGTTCCAAAGAGCTTGCCGATAATGTAATAAGGACCTATTGCTAAAAAATTAATATAAAAAGGTAAAGTCGGATACGCGAAAAAATTCGGATTTAAAGTTCCATAGGCAAACATGCGTCGACTAACATCAAAATTTGTGGGCTCATCCGGATGAAAAATATACGGTAAATCGTAATTGATGCCGGTAAGGATTAATAAAGCACCCAGGGATACTATAAAAGTTATTATTATATTGTTTTTCAATGTGAGTAAGTCTCTTTTCTTATTCTCAAAATATATTTTATCGCTTTCT
This window of the Leptospira hartskeerlii genome carries:
- a CDS encoding ArnT family glycosyltransferase, with the translated sequence MFAYGTLNPNFFAYPTLPFYINFLAIGPYYIIGKLFGTINTTYDIQSLIFLSMGTAKTMQPGLFLLIRSISAFFGIGCILLTYAIANRLYKDRSIGIYSALAVACCPTIILLSKTITPDIFATFFVLVTLYFSISILEEGKPWQYIISGLFLGFTGSCKYNAVLIGIVIPAAHFLRTGVSGWKDLNLYKAVACSVLGFLFTTPYAYIEKNIFLFQLQSEAIHYSTEHPGMEGNTFSWYISYLWENLNFLFPFAILQIFIGLYRKNKETILLSAFVILYLGFVSTFTVRNDRTILPIIPNLLLLSFLFFRTAFQWIQSRSTKFSSASKWISLLPLGFILPLVISSVTIDMNLYSPKARNEARVWIEAEIPKNSKIALENYSPFVDPTSYKVSAFGNLSENTFDWYIKNEFDFLVLSTASFERYYKNPSKYPDKIKRYDEIFKSFTLIKNFSDKKEEIRIYQNKK